The following is a genomic window from Candidatus Eremiobacteraceae bacterium.
TCGCTTTGCGTCCGATTGGACTCGCGTCGTAGCCGACGATCTTGATCTTGCCGATCTTGCTCGCCGCTTTCACCGCCGCGACCGCTCCGAGCGCGGAGTTGTCGTTGATGCCGAAGATGCCGGCTAGATCGGGCAGGCGCTGGAGCAGGTTGTCGGTGACCGACTCCGCTTTGCCCTCGTCGCCGCCGGCGTCTTGATCTGCGACGATCTGCACCGCCGGGCATTTCGCTTGCACCTCAAGTTTGAAACCCTTCACCCGATCTTGGACCGACGTCACCTCGGGCTGATCGATGATCGCGACCGTGCCCTTGCCCGCGAGCGCCTTGCACATGAGATCGGCTGCGACTCGTCCGCCTTGTATGTTGTCGGACGCGACGTGAGCGATCACCGTGCCGTGAGAGGCCGTGCTCGCGATGTCCGCGGTGAAGACCGGAATGTTCGCTTGGTTCGCCTCGACGATCGCGGGGCCGACCGCTTTCGAATCGGCCGGCGTCAGAACGATCGCGTCGACTTTCTTGCTGATGAAGTCCTCGACTTGCGATTGCTGTCGCGCTGCATCGCGATTCGCGTCGACGAAGGTGACGGTATAGCCGTACTTCACGGCCTCCGCTTTCATGCCGGCTTCGAGATCTTCGTAGAACTGCGCCTGAAGGTCTTGG
Proteins encoded in this region:
- a CDS encoding substrate-binding domain-containing protein, with the translated sequence MTLVGLTLSVTSCSQSQQQSGGPNGAAGGGKTIGVSIQDLQAQFYEDLEAGMKAEAVKYGYTVTFVDANRDAARQQSQVEDFISKKVDAIVLTPADSKAVGPAIVEANQANIPVFTADIASTASHGTVIAHVASDNIQGGRVAADLMCKALAGKGTVAIIDQPEVTSVQDRVKGFKLEVQAKCPAVQIVADQDAGGDEGKAESVTDNLLQRLPDLAGIFGINDNSALGAVAAVKAASKIGKIKIVGYDASPIGRKAIDSGEMIGDPQQHPDMIGQLTIDAIHDYFNGKTPKKVIPVSVGSYTGPVKP